In the genome of Deinococcus fonticola, the window CTCTCGACCAACAGCCACCTGACCCCGCACCTGACGGCGGCCCGCAGGAAGGGCGCGAAAATCGTGTGCGTCGACCCGTACCGCAACCGCACCGCCGCTTACGCCGACCAGCACCTCAAAATCAGACCCGGCACGGACGCCGCGCTGGCGCTGGGCATTATGCGCGAACTGTTCCTCAACGGCTGGACGGACAACAACTACATCGCCGAGGCCACCACGGGCATCGAGGAACTCCGCGAGGCCGCGCAGGACTGGACGCTGGAGCGCACCGCCGAAACCACCGGCCTCAGCGTCGAGGAAGTCCGCGAGTTCGCCCACGCCATCGGCACCACGCGGCCCACCTATATTCGCGTGGGGTACGGCATGACCCGCCATGAGCACGGCGGAAACAACCTGCGGGCCGTGACCCTGCTTCCCGCCCTGACGGGCGACTGGCGGCACAAAGGCGGCGGGTGCGCCCTGAGCAGCAGCGGCACCTTCAAGCTGAACCGCACGCACCTGGGCGGCGCTCACCTCGTCAGGCCCGGCTCCTCAAGCGTGAACATGGTCGAACTGGCCAATGCCCTGGAACCCGCAGCGGGCCTGGGCGCCCTGGTGGTGTACAACACCAACCCCGCCGTGGTCGCCCCCGAATCCGACCGGGTGCAGGCCGGGCTACAACGCGACGACCTGCTGGTGGTGGTGCTAGAGCAGGCCATGACCGAAACCGCGCGCCTGGCCGACTACGTCCTGCCCGCCACCACCTTTGCCGAGCACGCCGACCTCTACACCAGCTACGGGCACCACTACCTGGGCTATAACCCGGCCACGCTGCCTGCGCCGGGCGAGTGCCGCCCCAACACCTGGGTGTTTCAGGAACTCGGGCGGCGCCTGGGCGTCACCGAGCCGGCACTGTACTGGACGGTGGATGACCTGCTGAAAGACCTGCTGAACACGGATCATCCGTTCCTGCAAGGCATCACGCCCGAACGCCTGAAAGCGGAAGGCAGCGTTCCCCTGAACCTGCCCGGCGATTTCCTCCCCTACGCCGACGGAGCCGAAACCGGCAGCGGCAAGGTGCAGCTCTCCCCTGCCCCGCACCACCGCGAACCTCACGCCGAGTTGAATGACCACTTCCCGGTGCGGCTGCTGACTCCGCCCGCGCATCACTTTCTGAACAGCACTTATGGTGTGCTGGAGAATCTGAACCGGGCTGAAGGAACCGAACCCCATGTCCTCGTTCACCCGCAGGACGCCCGGCAGTATCAACTTCACGAAGGCGGGTATGCTTCCCTGCAAAGCGAGTACGGCAGCGTCCAGCGCCGCGTGAGGGTCACCGACACCACCAGCCCCGGCACCGCCGTGCTGGAAGGGACGTGGTGGGGGCTCAGCGCCCCCGACGGCAAAAGCATCAATGCCCTGACCGCCCAGACCCTCACGGATCTGGGGGGCGGCAGCACCTTTCACAACACCCGAATTAAATTGACCCCCGCCCAGCCGTAAGGCTTACCTGGCGCGGTCTGGCAGCAGCAGTGTCCGGGCCGCCACACTGGATGTCCAGATGCTGCGTAAACCGGTCTGAATGGCCGAGTTCGCCACGGCACTGTAGAGGCCTGGGGCCAGATCGGGCGAGGGGTACAGCGACTGTTTGCCGGAAGGTGTCGCCCGCACCGCCATAGGAAAAGCCAGGGCCAGACTGGCGATCATCACTGTCCCCAGAAGCAGGCCTCCCACGCCGCCCGCCAGCATGTGCGAGGGGCGCTCCAACGGATCAGGAATCAGGCGGCTGATGGCCAGACCACTGACAGCCCCCAGCAGCAAAGCCAACACGGCGGAGGGGAGGCCTCCCAGGCCCAGCACATTGGTCACGAAAGCCACCACCAGCGCACCTACACCCCAGGCCAGCCCGGCCAGGCCGCGCCGCGCCCCCAGAGCCGTCACCAGCGCCAGCAGCGTGATCAGCAGCGCATCAAACCAGGTCATCACAACCACGAGTTTAACCGCTCAACTCTGACAAGATTCCGCCCTGGCGAAGGTCAGGCTTTTATAGCCGCTGCCCGGCTGCCTGTCCCGTCTGCAGAGCCGTCGTAAACCATTCCGGCACCTGCCCCTTGAAGAAGCGCTGCCCCCACTGGGCGGCCCACTCGTAG includes:
- a CDS encoding molybdopterin oxidoreductase family protein — encoded protein: MTRDVLLTCPLDCPDACRLKITVAPGEDARTGQYSERMVKVTGDPDHPTTRGFACAKTVHYPARANHPQRPLYPLRRVGQKTDAEPRFERVTWEEALDDIAARLKTLLESRGPQSILRYHYAGTMGLMEGHHAHTLWRALGTPELEETICASAGTAAWSLGYGTRYAPALHDVQHARLIVLWGINSLSTNSHLTPHLTAARRKGAKIVCVDPYRNRTAAYADQHLKIRPGTDAALALGIMRELFLNGWTDNNYIAEATTGIEELREAAQDWTLERTAETTGLSVEEVREFAHAIGTTRPTYIRVGYGMTRHEHGGNNLRAVTLLPALTGDWRHKGGGCALSSSGTFKLNRTHLGGAHLVRPGSSSVNMVELANALEPAAGLGALVVYNTNPAVVAPESDRVQAGLQRDDLLVVVLEQAMTETARLADYVLPATTFAEHADLYTSYGHHYLGYNPATLPAPGECRPNTWVFQELGRRLGVTEPALYWTVDDLLKDLLNTDHPFLQGITPERLKAEGSVPLNLPGDFLPYADGAETGSGKVQLSPAPHHREPHAELNDHFPVRLLTPPAHHFLNSTYGVLENLNRAEGTEPHVLVHPQDARQYQLHEGGYASLQSEYGSVQRRVRVTDTTSPGTAVLEGTWWGLSAPDGKSINALTAQTLTDLGGGSTFHNTRIKLTPAQP